The genome window TGACTTTAGACAAGATTCTATAAGCTCAACATTTACTTTTTTGATTTCTCCTACAAACCCAAGTTCATAGTTCTTATATGGGTCACATAAAAGCATATTATTATCTATTCCACAAAGCCCTACTGCTTTTCCACCTTTTGTATGTATTTTATTTACTAGGTCTTTATTCACTTTCCCAGCAAGTACCATTTTTACAATTTCCATAGTCTCTTCATCTGTATATCTAAGACCATTTACAAATTTACTTTCTATATCCACTTTTGCTAGCATTTTATTGATTTCTGCCCCTCCACCATGTACTAAAACTATATTGATTCCAACATAACTCATTAGCACAAGGTCTTCCATAACAGATTCTTTTAGACCATCTTTTTTCATTGCACTTCCACCATACTTAACTACAATAGTCTTTCCCTGATGTTTTTCTATATATGGTAAAGCTTCTATAAGTGTATTTGCTTTTTCTATATTAATCATTAAAGTATTTCCTCCTAATTTCTATAACTTCCATTTATTCTTACATAATCATAGCTTAAATCACATCCCCATGCATTTCCCCTAGAATTCCCCATATTTAAATCTACTAATATACTTATTTCGTCATCTTCAAGAATTTTTTTTGCTTTTTCTTCATTAAAATCTAATCCATTTCCATTTTTGCATACTTCAATATATCCCTTCATGCTCTCAAAAATAATATCTACTTTTTCCATGTCTATTTCTTCACCTGCATAACCTAAAGCGCACAATATTCTGCCCCAATTCGCATCAGCTCCAAATACAGCTGTCTTTACTAGTGAAGAAGATATTACTGTTTTTGCTAATTTTACTGCATGTTCTTCACTTAATGCTCCATTTATATAACATTCAATTAATTTTGTACATCCTTCTCCATCCTTTGCAACAAGTTTAGCAAGCTCTATACAAACATATGTAAGTGCACTCAAGAATACTTGATAATGCTCATCTTTTTTGTTTATTCTATCGTTTTTTGCTTTTCCATTTGCTAGAATCATTACCATATCATTAGTACTTGTATCTCCATCTACGCTAACTCTATTAAAACTTTTATCGACAGCAATTTTTAAAGCTTCTTTTAACAAAACTCCATCAATATTTGCATCTGTAGTTATAAATCCTAAAGTTGTTGCCATATTCGGATGTATCATACCAGAACCTTTTGCCATACCTCCAATAGTTATTTTTTTATCTCCATACATTATTGCTACTGCTATTTCTTTTTTTATAATATCAGTTGTCATAATCGCTTCTCTTGCTCCGATATGGCCTTGTTTACTTAGACTGTTCACTAACTCATCCATATTTTCTTCTATTACATCTATATTTAATGGCTTTCCTATAACACCTGTAGATGCAACTAAAACATCATTTTCTTTAATATTTAATTTATCACTGGTGAATTTAGCCATTTTATAAGCATTTATAAGTCCTTCTTTTCCATTAAATGTGTTAGCATTAGCACTATTTACTATAATAGCTTGTGCTTTTCCATTTTTAATGTGTTCCTGTGTAACATAAACAGGATTTCCCTTTACTTTATTTTGAGTAACTACTGCCGCTGCATCACATAAGACATCTGAATAAACCAAAGCTAAGTCTCTTTTTTCTTTATTTTTTCTCAAGCCACAGTGAATTCCTGAAGCAAAAAATCCTTCTGAAACTGTAACTCCACCCTTTATAATTTCCATATTTATCCTCCTAATTATATGAGTTTAGTATTTTTTCATTCCTAAAATGATGGTGAAATATTTTTTAAACCTGTATTTTCATCAATACCAAACATTATATTCATGTTTTGTATAGCTTGTCCTGCTGCTCCCTTAATCATATTGTCTATAGCTGAACAGATTATCAATGTATCTCCATTTTCATGCAATGATATTACACATTTATTTGAGAACCTAACATTCTTTAAAGAGGCTACATTGTCTAAAGGTAGAACTTCTATAAATTCTTTAAATTCATAATAATCAGTTAATTTCCCATGTATGTCATTTATAGAAATATTATCTTCTTTTGTGCAATATATAGTTGATAGTATTCCCCTATTTACTGGAATTAGATTTGGTGTAAAAACTACATTTACTTTTTCTTTACAGGATTCACTTAAATTTTGTTCTATTTCTGGAGTATGTCTGTGTTTCCCTATTTTATATGCAGTTATATTTTCATTAACCTCAGTAAAGTGACTACTAATTGATAATTCTCTACCAGCTCCCGTAAGACCGGATTTAGAATCAATTATTATATTATTGTTTTTTATCAATTTAGAACTTAATAATGGCATCAATGGTAAAGAAATACTAGTTGGATAACATCCAGGATTTGCAATTATATCTGCGTCTTTTATATCATCTTTGTATATTTCACTTAATCCATATACAGCTTTTTTATGTAAGATTTTATCTATAAAAGATACTCCATACCATTTACTATATATTTCTTCATCTTTTATCCTAAAATCAGCACCTAAATCTATAACTTTCTTTTTTGATTCAATTGCTTTTATTGCGAACTTTTCACTAACTCCATGTGGAAGAGCAGTAAACACAACATCACACATATCAATAACTTTTTCATTTTCTATACATATCATGCTATTTTTATATCCTATACTTGGATATATCTCAACTATATCTTTTCCCACATACGAATTTGAACCTATTGCTGTCACTTCGACTTTATCATGATTTATTAATAATCTAATCAGTTCTGCTCCAACATATCCAGTTGCACCAATAACTCCAACTTTTATTTTACTCATCTTGTTCCCTCCATTTTTATATTCAAATAATCTCAAATTTCTATTTTTTATTATATGATAATCATTTGATAATATACAAATTAAAACCTTCCAATTAAAACAAAAAACCCCTTAGTATTATAAATACTAAGAGGCGATTTTCCGCGGTACCACTCTTATTGGTAAAATTACAATAATCTTTAATAATCAAATTAAAAAGTATCTACAAATGCATGTTTAAAATTAAAAAAGCCTCTTGGTCAAAGACCAAGAGACGAATTATACACCCGCGTTACCACTCTAATTGATAAGATAATCTTACCCACTCTAATCTCTTAAGGCGAGACTCACCAATTACCATACTATTAATTCTGGTAATCTTCTCCAAAGCTCTATTCACAATAAAATTCATTACTAGGCTTCCACCATTCCCAGCTCTCTATCAATTAGTTTTATGCTACTCTCTTTTTCATAGAATTTTAATTTATTTTCTTATTGTTTTATATAATAGTTTATTTTTTTAACTTTGTCAATATAATTTATAAATTTTTGGAAATATTTTCTATATGGTTAATTTCCACCATTTTGTATCTAAATTGCAATATAATTTTTATATTATCATTTGTCAATTTAAGAAATGCCTAAAATATGTTACATTATAAAATAATATAATTTCAAAATACAATATCTATATCTCTTTTTGGTTAAACTTATTGGAATTATTAAATTGTATATATAATTAAATACATTCTATGGTTCAACTACACTATATATAAATTATATGTTATCATAATATTCTAAATTTATAAAACAAATTGTATTGAATTAAATTTATTTAAGGTATATAATTATAATTAAAAATTTTAATAATAGAGGTGCTGTTTATGATGTTTAAAGAATACTTAATAAGAGAATTAAAAGAAGATGATATTAAAAATGCATTAGACTTAATCTGGAACGTGTTTGAAGAATTTGAATCTCCAGATTATTGTAATGAAGGAATTAAGACATTTCATAAATTTATAGAATATAACTCTATTATTGAAAAAGTCAAAGAAAAATCACTCTTATTTTGGGGTTGTTTTGATTGTGAAAAGTTAATTGGAACCTTAGCCATTAGAGACTTAAATCATATATGTATGTTATTTGTAGATAAAAACTATCATAAACGTGGTATTGCAAAAAAACTGATGGCTACAGGTATGGAATATTGTACTTTTAATAAAACTGATTTAACTGAAATAACTGTGAATTCATCACCTTATGCTGTTGAAATTTATCACAAATTAGGATTTAAAGATACTGCTGTTGAGCAAATTGCTGATGGTATACGTTTTACACCTATGAAATTGTTAATATAATAAATCAAATAAAAAGCAAAGTCTCTTAAATATTTTATAATGACTTTGCTTTTAAATTAAGATTTAAAAATAATACTATCTTTTTTATTTTTTTAATAATATACTTTAAAAACATTATTAATATGAAACTCTGATTTATTCTTGATATCTTTTTTGACTAATATATAAATCAATTCAATTATTAAACTTAAATCATGCGTTTTCTCTTTATATCTCCTCTTTATAAGCACGATTGTTCATTGAAAAATAAATTTTCTTGAAATACACTGCTGTCCTGTGGCTTTTCCTTTAATACAAATGATGAAATTTTTATGATGGAATTTTAATTTGTATACCTTACAAAAAGGTGTTCAATAAACGCATTAGAGTAGTTGATTTACCTACTTAATCGTATTTTTTATGAATACCTAATAACACAGTATCAATAGAATCAATTAAACCTTTTATAGCTTCTTCTTTATTCAAAAGTGATTTCCCAAGTTGCAAAGTCGAATAACCATGAAGTACACTCATTATTAGGTTTAATACTTCACCTGTATTCTTTGTCTTTAGATTACAAGAAAGAATAAGTTTTTCTAATAAGGATTTATATTCATCAAAGATTTCTAATGTTTCATTATTTCCATGCCAAGTAGCCCACTGAATAGTTTCATAAACACCAGGATGAGCAATTATAAAGTTAAAATATGCAATACTTATACATTTTATAGCTGTATCTCCAAAATTGCCAATAGCCACCTTTGTCATCTGATTATTCATCTCTCTCATTCCTTTATGAGCTACTTCAAGCAATAAGTCATCCAGACTTTCTATATGATTGTACAAAGATGGTGTACGTATGCCTAGATTTTCTGCAATAACTTTTAAAGAAACCTTGTTAAGCCCATCTTTATTAGCTATATCTGATGCAGCTTGTATAACCATTTCTCTACTAACACGCATTATTCTCCCTCTTTCATTTAAAATTAATTACCTTATTAGTTTAGCTAATCTAATTAGTTTCGTCAATCATTGTAATTTATAAAATTCTTTATACTATCATAAAATCTTGACAATTTAATACTAATATCATATAATACTAATTAAATTAGTATTAAAACTAATATCATTAGTATTATATTAAATTATATATTACAATTTTATTTTAGAGTTTGATTAATATAACAATCACTAATATATCAAACTGAGAGGAGATTTTTATGGAAAAAAAATATTTCAAAATTCATGGAGTTCCTTCAATCCTTTGGGGAAATCCTTCAAGTAAATTATACATTTACATACATGGACAATGTGGTAATAAAGAGGAGGCTGAAGATTTTGCTAATATTGTTGTTCCCCATGAATGGCAAGTTTTAAGTATTGATTTACCTGAACATGGAGAACGTAAAGAAGAAAAAAATTCATTTAATCCATGGCATGTTGTCCCAGAACTAGTATCAATTATGGAATATACAAAGTGCCACTGGAATCAAATTTCGTTATATGCAAATAGTATTGGAGCATGGTTTAGTATGTTGAGTTTTGAAAAAGAGAACTTAGAGGAGTGTATTTTTGTATCTCCAATTCTTGATATGCAACAGCTTATTTCAAATATGATGCTTTGGGCAAATGTATCAGAAGAGCAACTTAAACATGAACTAATTATCCCAACTTCATTTGGGCATACTCTTTCATGGGAATATCTACAATATGCAAAACAACATCCTATCACTCAATGGAATGTACCAACAAAAATATTATATGGTAGGTATGATGAACTTACTGAAATCAGCGTTGTAGAGAAATTTATAGAAAAGTTTAATTGCAACCTTACTATTATGGAAAATGGTAAACATTGGTTTAACACACCACAAGAATTAAATACATTATATGAATGGCTAAATACTTTAGTTAAATAAAAAATAATTATATTATTACTATAATTACATTGTTTATAAATACTTATTTAATTAACTTTATTTTAGTATTATTAAAATAGTTACATAAATAACAAATCAGTCATTGTTACAGAACCTGAAAGTATACAGAACATTAAGAAGTCTTTAATGATTAATCAGAATAGAAAAAAGAGAGATGTAATATTGTACAACTCTCTTTCTTCTATAAAGCTGTATAACTTTTATTTATCACTATCAATAAATTATAGTTATCTACAAAATTCAATCTTTCATTCTCTATTAATATATACATATTTATTGTGTCATTAAGATATAGTATCAAATAAAATCTAACAAAATTAACTATAAAACATCTATTATATAAATATTAACTCTTAAATTTTAAATATACTATATAGTTTTATTGTTATCATCATTTATTTCGATAATTTTCTTATGCATGATACCTATGTTTTTATATGATTTCAGTTCTGATAAAGTAATTACTTTAATTGCAAGAATACTATATTTTTCCGACTATCTTATAGTCATTTTATTCTTGATATTTATAATTAATGGTACTAAATACTCCCCATTTATACTTGAAAATATAAAAAGGTTCAAAAAAGAAATTTATCAATTTCAGAAACTGGAAAAGCAAAAGCTATTCTATTTACTACTCTAAACGAAATTTGCAAAGCTCTATAGTGCCAGACAGGTGATATACTTAAATCTGTAGAAGATAAAAAAGATAAAAAAAGTTTGTTCAAAAGCACTCCTTTTATTGAATTATATCCCTTTAAGATACAGTTAAAATATGTAAAACTATCTAACTCTAGTAGAGTTTTATTATGTCCAAAATTAAGGTATCATTAGAATAAAAAATCAAAACAGTTGAATTACATTTTTCTAAAGAGTTTAATTTAATAGCAGAAAAACATTTTGTTCTATACAATAAAATTAGAATATGGATTCTTAAATATAAAGAAAAATGGATTGATTAGAAAATCAAAAAGGTAAGTTAACTCAATTAGACGAGATAAAATTGGAATTGAAAATTTTAAAATCATGAAACACAAATTACAACTAGAGAATAATAATTAAACTATCCCAGAATTAAGATAAATATAAAGTGATTAAATCTTTATTCAATGAGAAGAAACTTCTATTATCCAGCAGTAAAACATTTACATTCCATATAGTTAATATAAAACCTACTCTAGAAAGAAATATAAAAAAATTAGAAAAGTATTTACATTCCATATAGTTAATATAAAACGTAACTTATCTCAAAGTGCAAAAGAGCTTGAAATATCTATTTACATTCCATATAGTTAATATAAAACCATTAAGTAGTACAACTATATTTGCAGATTCATTTGTATTTACATTCCATATAGTTAATATAAAACCCCAAAATAAATTGAGTATTTCCAACGCTTATACATATACCATCCTCTTAAATTTGCAGTGAGCGAGCAATAGTGCAATTGATAACAGTTATCATATGCTCTCAAAGCTTTATATTTCAACTGTTATGCCCTACTTTATCTCAAAAATCGCTCACTGCAAAACTTCTATATTTTTATTATATCATAAAACTCACATTATAAAATAAAAATGGGATAATTTAGCAAAGTAAGAGCATCTATATGTTTGTAAATGCTTAACTATACTCTCTATTCCAATAATACCTTTTTCTTTTTAGGTTTCTAAAATATTTAATATAATTATAATTATCTTCTTTTCTGTAAAACATATACGCACAACAAAAAGTTATCTTAAATAAAAATAACTATGTATAGGTATTCTCATTTAGAAGAAACGGATAAAAAGACTTCTGACAATTTAAGCAAAATATTATTTACATAAAAAAACTGACTGTCAATTAAACCTAAAAAATGGTTTTGTCAGTTAAATGTCAGTCAGTTATTTTATAATACTTTTGTCCAAACATCGCTATATTTGAACCTTTTAATAATCAACAATACTTATTAATATACAAATTTTACTCATACACAGAATATTTTTTCCAAATTTGCTCTAAATCATCAAAGTGTTGTTTAATATCTTCTTTTTCCTTCATCCCAACAGATATAGCAAGAGCATTTGAAATACTAAGAGCTGGAACTAGAGAATCTACAAACGAAGCCATATTACTTTTAACTAAAAGAGTATTATCTGCAAGTGATGCTACTGGTGCAAATAAGCTATCTGTTAATGATATTACATGAGCTCCTTTTTCCTTGGCATAATTGACAATTTGATAAGATTTCTTCGAATAACGAGGGAAACTAATCGCAACTATAACATCTTCTTCATTTATTCTTACAATCTGCTCAAAAGCATCTCCCATATCCATTCTAATTATATGAACATTGTCAAGTATTATATCTAAGTAGAAACCTAAATATTGAGCTACTACAAAAGAACTTCTCATTCCAAGTATATATATTTTTCTCGCTTTTAAAAGTTTATTAGAAGCTTCTTTAAATGCTCTTTCGTCAATTTCTTCTAATGTAGATCTTATATTATCTATATCACTCTTTAAAACTTTGTTCAATATTGCGAAATCATCTGAATAATCATTTGCCATTTCAACTCTTTGTACTGTAGTTAGTTTATTTTTTATGAGTTCTTGAAGTGCAGCTTGTAATTTAGGATATCCACTATAACCTAAGGCATTTGCAAATCTTACAACTGTAGATTCACTTACTCCTACAGTTTCACCCAATTTGCATGCAGTCATAAATGCAACTTTATCATAATTATTTAAAATATATTGCGCTATAAGTTTTTGTCCTTTACTCAATCTCGTATATTGAGATTGTATATTTGATATCAAATGTTTACTGTCCTTCATTTCATTTGTTTCTTCCATTTTTTTCTCCTTTTAGTTATTAAACTATTTTGTTTTTATTAACACTGCCTTTTTCTCTAAAAATTTTATTACTTTATTTTTTATCTCAATTTCATCTTAGTTTTTATTATAGCTTCTTAAACTCATAAAATTCTAACTTTTCTGTACCTTATACTTCACATAGTATTTTTGATTAAATTTATTATACCATCTTTTCTTGCATTTTTTAATATTTATCCAATATTTCTTTTAAATTTTTCAATTTTTACTCATTTAAAAGTTATCCATCTTATTATGCATATTTAAGTGTATATTTTATTTTGAAAGTAAGTTATCATATACTTATTATTTAAAGTATTTTTAGTAGGTCACAATATATATATTAACTCTTAATAGAATCTTGTCAAGTTTTTTAGTATTTATTGTGATTTTTTCTTTTCAATTAAAATCAATTGTGGTGGGTTATTGACTTGATTTAAAAACTTGGATTCTAAAACATTAAATTCATCTTGATTTAAATTATTGACAAGGTTATATATACAATCTTTTTCCTCTTGACCTCCATCATGCCCTGTATATATGGCAATGCTTATTACTCCATTTTCTTTTAACATTTCTAAACTCAATTTTATAGCCTTTAAAGTTGTATCTGGTTTGGTTATAATTGAATGTTTTGCTCTTGGGAGATACCCCAAGTTAAATAAAACACATGAAACTTTTTCTTTTATATATTTATTCATATTTTCATGCCCATCAAATATCAATTTTACTCTGTCTGTATATCCTTCTTTCTCTAATTTCTTTCTTGTAGACTTTATCGCTTCCTCTTGTATATCAAAAGCATATACAAAGCCTTCTTCCCCAACCTTTTCAGCTAAATACCTTGTGTCATGCCCATTTCCCATAGTAGCATCAATTACTATATCACCTTCATTTATAATATTTTCTAAATAAAATTTATTTATATCTGTAATTTTAGTTAAATATTTTGCATATGCCATAATACCATTTCTCCCTACCATTAACTTTATTTCATTTTTTTAGTTTATTTTTATCTTATTTTATTGATTTTAAATATTTTATTTCATCTTCTGTTAAGTATCTGTATTCTCCAATTTTTGTGTCTTTTAATACTATTTTCCCTACAGAAATCCTTCTTAAATTTAAAACTGGATGATTTATAGCTTTACACATTTTTCTTACTTGTCTATTTCTACCCTCATGTATAGTTATTTCACACACTGAATAATTCTTTTCTTTATTTTCTTTAGTTACTCTTATCTTGGCAGGTGCTGTTGTGTAATCTTCTATTTTTAATCCTGTTTCGAATTTTCTTATTTCATCATTACTTATAATCCCCTTCACACTTGCCACATACGTTTTATCAATTTCATGTTTTGGATGAGTAAGTTTGTATGTCAAATCG of Clostridioides sp. ES-S-0054-01 contains these proteins:
- the argB gene encoding acetylglutamate kinase → MINIEKANTLIEALPYIEKHQGKTIVVKYGGSAMKKDGLKESVMEDLVLMSYVGINIVLVHGGGAEINKMLAKVDIESKFVNGLRYTDEETMEIVKMVLAGKVNKDLVNKIHTKGGKAVGLCGIDNNMLLCDPYKNYELGFVGEIKKVNVELIESCLKSGYISVIATIGVGDDGETYNINGDTAASAIAKELNADKLILLTDVPGLLREPDEEKSLITEVILEDIDKLFEEGIIIGGMIPKIQSCVDALNNGVNRVHILDGRVPHSIITELFTDSGIGTLIRKENE
- the argJ gene encoding bifunctional glutamate N-acetyltransferase/amino-acid acetyltransferase ArgJ; translation: MEIIKGGVTVSEGFFASGIHCGLRKNKEKRDLALVYSDVLCDAAAVVTQNKVKGNPVYVTQEHIKNGKAQAIIVNSANANTFNGKEGLINAYKMAKFTSDKLNIKENDVLVASTGVIGKPLNIDVIEENMDELVNSLSKQGHIGAREAIMTTDIIKKEIAVAIMYGDKKITIGGMAKGSGMIHPNMATTLGFITTDANIDGVLLKEALKIAVDKSFNRVSVDGDTSTNDMVMILANGKAKNDRINKKDEHYQVFLSALTYVCIELAKLVAKDGEGCTKLIECYINGALSEEHAVKLAKTVISSSLVKTAVFGADANWGRILCALGYAGEEIDMEKVDIIFESMKGYIEVCKNGNGLDFNEEKAKKILEDDEISILVDLNMGNSRGNAWGCDLSYDYVRINGSYRN
- a CDS encoding N-acetyl-gamma-glutamyl-phosphate reductase translates to MSKIKVGVIGATGYVGAELIRLLINHDKVEVTAIGSNSYVGKDIVEIYPSIGYKNSMICIENEKVIDMCDVVFTALPHGVSEKFAIKAIESKKKVIDLGADFRIKDEEIYSKWYGVSFIDKILHKKAVYGLSEIYKDDIKDADIIANPGCYPTSISLPLMPLLSSKLIKNNNIIIDSKSGLTGAGRELSISSHFTEVNENITAYKIGKHRHTPEIEQNLSESCKEKVNVVFTPNLIPVNRGILSTIYCTKEDNISINDIHGKLTDYYEFKEFIEVLPLDNVASLKNVRFSNKCVISLHENGDTLIICSAIDNMIKGAAGQAIQNMNIMFGIDENTGLKNISPSF
- a CDS encoding GNAT family N-acetyltransferase codes for the protein MFKEYLIRELKEDDIKNALDLIWNVFEEFESPDYCNEGIKTFHKFIEYNSIIEKVKEKSLLFWGCFDCEKLIGTLAIRDLNHICMLFVDKNYHKRGIAKKLMATGMEYCTFNKTDLTEITVNSSPYAVEIYHKLGFKDTAVEQIADGIRFTPMKLLI
- a CDS encoding TetR/AcrR family transcriptional regulator, yielding MRVSREMVIQAASDIANKDGLNKVSLKVIAENLGIRTPSLYNHIESLDDLLLEVAHKGMREMNNQMTKVAIGNFGDTAIKCISIAYFNFIIAHPGVYETIQWATWHGNNETLEIFDEYKSLLEKLILSCNLKTKNTGEVLNLIMSVLHGYSTLQLGKSLLNKEEAIKGLIDSIDTVLLGIHKKYD
- a CDS encoding alpha/beta hydrolase, with protein sequence MEKKYFKIHGVPSILWGNPSSKLYIYIHGQCGNKEEAEDFANIVVPHEWQVLSIDLPEHGERKEEKNSFNPWHVVPELVSIMEYTKCHWNQISLYANSIGAWFSMLSFEKENLEECIFVSPILDMQQLISNMMLWANVSEEQLKHELIIPTSFGHTLSWEYLQYAKQHPITQWNVPTKILYGRYDELTEISVVEKFIEKFNCNLTIMENGKHWFNTPQELNTLYEWLNTLVK
- a CDS encoding MurR/RpiR family transcriptional regulator is translated as MEETNEMKDSKHLISNIQSQYTRLSKGQKLIAQYILNNYDKVAFMTACKLGETVGVSESTVVRFANALGYSGYPKLQAALQELIKNKLTTVQRVEMANDYSDDFAILNKVLKSDIDNIRSTLEEIDERAFKEASNKLLKARKIYILGMRSSFVVAQYLGFYLDIILDNVHIIRMDMGDAFEQIVRINEEDVIVAISFPRYSKKSYQIVNYAKEKGAHVISLTDSLFAPVASLADNTLLVKSNMASFVDSLVPALSISNALAISVGMKEKEDIKQHFDDLEQIWKKYSVYE
- a CDS encoding class I SAM-dependent methyltransferase → MAYAKYLTKITDINKFYLENIINEGDIVIDATMGNGHDTRYLAEKVGEEGFVYAFDIQEEAIKSTRKKLEKEGYTDRVKLIFDGHENMNKYIKEKVSCVLFNLGYLPRAKHSIITKPDTTLKAIKLSLEMLKENGVISIAIYTGHDGGQEEKDCIYNLVNNLNQDEFNVLESKFLNQVNNPPQLILIEKKKSQ
- a CDS encoding rRNA pseudouridine synthase translates to MRINKYIASCGIASRRKSEEIILEGRIKVNGSVVKELSFNIDEEKDIVEFDNKKVKPSENYIYIVLNKPEGYITTVKDQFNRPSVIDILKDVKERVYPIGRLDYETSGLLILTNDGDLTYKLTHPKHEIDKTYVASVKGIISNDEIRKFETGLKIEDYTTAPAKIRVTKENKEKNYSVCEITIHEGRNRQVRKMCKAINHPVLNLRRISVGKIVLKDTKIGEYRYLTEDEIKYLKSIK